In Rhinolophus sinicus isolate RSC01 chromosome X, ASM3656204v1, whole genome shotgun sequence, a single genomic region encodes these proteins:
- the LOC109438178 gene encoding melanoma-associated antigen B18 gives MPRGQKSKLRAREKRRQARCERQGLESAQAIAEEEGVSLSTAHPLSETRPENLPDAGLPSAPANPQGTPSTTNTTEAVSCTNSEEGASKQDEESQTSSQSTKNFYRDPLNKKVVLLVQFLLQKYQNKEPIMKADMIKFVNKKYRLHFNEILRRASEHMELAFGVDLKEVDPIRHCYALVSKVDISSDGLMNEEETMPKTGLLMIVLGVIFMKSNCATEEEIWQVLNMMGVYPDRRHFIYGNPKKVITDLVQLKYLESRQVPGSDPPRYEFLWGPKALAETSKMKVLEFLAKIHDTVPSAFPSWYEEALRDEEERAQARVAARARIASVASARSWALASSSSHTK, from the coding sequence ATGCCACGAGGTCAGAAGAGTAAACTCCGAGCCCGTGAGAAACGCCGCCAGGCCCGTTGTGAGAGGCAGGGTCTGGAGAGTGCTCAGGCTATTGCAGAAGAGGAAGGAGTGTCCCTCTCTACGGCCCATCCTCTCTCTGAGACCAGGCCTGAGAATTTGCCTGATGCTGGACTACCCAGCGCTCCTGCAAACCCTCAGGGAACCCCATCTACCACCAATACCACTGAGGCTGTTTCATGCACCAATTCAGAGGAAGGTGCCAGCAAACAAGATGAGGAAAGCCAAACATCCTCACAGAGCACAAAGAATTTCTACAGAGATCCTTTAAACAAGAAGGTGGTTTTATTGGTGCAGTTCCTGCTGCAGAAGTATCAAAACAAAGAGCCCATTATGAAGGCAGACATGATAAAGTTTGTTAACAAAAAGTACAGGCTTCATTTCAATGAGATCCTCAGGAGAGCCTCTGAGCACATGGAGCTGGCCTTTGGTGTTGATTTGAAGGAAGTGGATCCCATCAGGCACTGCTATGCCCTTGTCAGCAAAGTAGACATCTCCTCCGATGGATTGATGAATGAAGAAGAGACCATGCCCAAGACTGGCCTCCTGATGATTGTGTTGGGCGTGATCTTCATGAAAAGCAACTGCGCCACCGAGGAGGAGATCTGGCAAGTGCTGAATATGATGGGCGTCTATCCTGACAGGAGGCACTTCATCTATGGGAATCCGAAGAAGGTCATCACAGATTTGGTGCAGCTGAAGTACCTGGAGTCCCGCCAGGTGCCCGGCAGTGATCCTCCACGCTACGAGTTCCTGTGGGGCCCAAAAGCCCTCGCTGAAACCAGCAAGATGAAAGTGCTGGAATTTTTGGCCAAGATCCATGACACCGTTCCGAGTGCCTTCCCATCCTGGTATGAAGAGGCTTTGCgagatgaggaagagagagcaCAGGCCCGAGTAGCAGCCAGGGCTCGCATTGCTTCCGTTGCCAGTGCGCGCTCCTGGGCCCTGGCCAGCAGCTCCTCCCACACTAAGTGA